One window of the Zea mays cultivar B73 chromosome 3, Zm-B73-REFERENCE-NAM-5.0, whole genome shotgun sequence genome contains the following:
- the LOC100278152 gene encoding glucan endo-1,3-beta-glucosidase 13-like isoform X1 — MARRLMLALPVLLFLLLVGQCHGGKIGVCYGRNADDLPAPDKVAQLIQQQSIKYVRIYDTNIDVIKAFANTGVELMVGVPNSDLLAFAQYQSNVDTWLKNSILPYYPDTMITYITVGAEVTESPTNVSALVVPAMRNVHTALKKAGLHKKITISSTHSLGILSRSFPPSAGAFNSSYAYFLKPMLQFLVENQAPFMVDLYPYYAYQNSRSNVSLNYALFSPESQDVIDPNTGLVYTNMFDAQVDSIFFALMALNFKTLKIMITESGWPNKGAVKETGATPDNAQTYNTNLIRHVVNDSGTPAKPGEEIDVYIFSLFNENRKPGIESERNWGLFFPDKSSIYSLDWTGRGNVDVMTGANITSANGTWCIASTNASETDLQNALNWACGPGNVDCSAIQPSQPCYQPDTLASHASYAFNSYYQQNGANVVACDFGGAGIRTTKDPSKSPILFYCYSVMIIMMLCMVS, encoded by the exons ATGGCGAGGCGGCTTATGCTGGCGCTCCCTGTGCTCCTCTTCTTATTGCTCGTCG GGCAATGCCACGGCGGCAAGATTGGCGTCTGCTACGGCCGCAACGCCGACGACCTTCCGGCGCCAGACAAGGTGGCGCAGCTAATCCAGCAGCAGTCCATCAAGTACGTGCGCATCTACGACACCAACATCGACGTCATCAAGGCATTCGCCAACACCGGCGTCGAGCTCATGGTCGGCGTCCCCAACTCCGACCTCCTCGCCTTCGCGCAGTACCAGTCCAACGTCGACACATGGCTCAAGAACAGCATCCTCCCATACTACCCGGACACCATGATCACCTACATCACCGTCGGCGCCGAGGTCACCGAGAGCCCCACCAACGTCTCAGCCCTCGTCGTGCCAGCCATGCGCAATGTGCACACCGCGCTCAAGAAGGCCGGCCTGCACAAGAAGATCACCATCTCCAGCACCCACTCGCTCGGGATACTGTCCCGGTCGTTCCCGCCGTCTGCTGGGGCGTTCAACAGCAGCTACGCCTACTTCTTGAAGCCTATGCTCCAGTTCCTTGTGGAGAATCAGGCGCCGTTCATGGTGGATTTGTACCCCTACTATGCGTACCAGAACTCGCGGAGCAATGTGTCCCTCAACTACGCGCTGTTCTCGCCAGAGTCTCAGGATGTGATTGACCCAAACACTGGACTGGTTTACACTAACATGTTCGACGCCCAGGTCGATTCCATCTTCTTTGCGCTCATGGCTCTGAACTTCAAGACTTTGAAGATCATGATCACTGAGTCAGGGTGGCCAAACAAAGGGGCGGTCAAGGAGACTGGAGCCACACCAGACAATGCTCAGACCTACAATACCAATTTGATACGCCATGTTGTTAATGACAGCGGCACACCGGCGAAACCAGGGGAAGAGATTGATGTCTACATATTTTCATTGTTCAATGAGAACAGGAAACCTGGCATCGAGTCGGAGAGGAACTGGGGACTGTTTTTTCCTGATAAGAGCTCTATCTACAGCCTTGATTGGACGGGCCGAGGCAATGTGGATGTTATGACTGGAGCAAACATTACAAGTGCTAATGGTACCTGGTGTATTGCTTCAACTAATGCTTCAGAAACTGATCTGCAGAATGCCCTCAACTGGGCATGTGGTCCAGGCAACGTAGATTGTTCTGCCATTCAGCCAAGCCAACCCTGCTACCAGCCGGACACTTTAGCTTCCCATGCTTCGTATGCATTCAATAGCTACTACCAGCAAAATGGAGCCAACGTTGTGGCCTGTGACTTTGGAGGTGCCGGAATACGAACGACGAAAGATCCAAGTAAGAGTCCCATCCTTTTTTACTGTTATAGTGTTATGATAATCATGATGCTGTGCATGGTTTCATGA